The proteins below are encoded in one region of Ereboglobus luteus:
- a CDS encoding family 43 glycosylhydrolase: protein MKTVFRHAILLVCIAGFVVAADHARAGEFANPLMHGADPHAVVAGKTVWLYPTISRDRFYAFSSDDLKTWKRHGPVLDFKDVPWVGVDGRAHHGAWAPGIIERDGTWYFYYSVGPKRSRIGVATAASPAGPFVDSGRPLLDDEGKRGFEAIDPMVFADPKSGKYYFYAGGSAGSKLRVFELNKDMVSFAAEIPVKTPPHFTEGAFMHFRDGVYYLSYSHGSYKRASYSVHYATSKSPVGPWKYRGAILKSDASHKGPGHHSFFKNPADGSDLIVYHRYDGQTGDGPYNTRRQIAIERVRYDKKGLILPIIMTDGRD, encoded by the coding sequence ATGAAAACCGTTTTCCGCCACGCAATCCTGCTCGTTTGCATTGCGGGGTTCGTCGTCGCCGCGGATCACGCCCGTGCGGGCGAGTTCGCCAATCCGCTGATGCACGGCGCCGATCCCCACGCGGTGGTCGCCGGCAAAACCGTCTGGCTATATCCCACCATATCGAGAGATCGCTTTTACGCGTTTTCATCGGACGATTTAAAAACGTGGAAGCGCCACGGTCCCGTGCTGGATTTCAAGGACGTGCCGTGGGTGGGGGTGGACGGACGCGCGCATCACGGCGCATGGGCACCCGGCATCATTGAGCGCGACGGCACTTGGTATTTTTATTATTCCGTCGGCCCGAAACGCTCGCGCATCGGTGTCGCCACCGCGGCGAGTCCCGCCGGGCCGTTTGTTGACAGCGGGCGCCCGCTCCTCGACGACGAGGGCAAGAGAGGCTTCGAGGCAATTGACCCGATGGTTTTCGCCGACCCGAAGTCGGGAAAATATTATTTCTACGCCGGCGGAAGCGCCGGCTCGAAATTGCGCGTGTTTGAGCTGAACAAAGACATGGTCAGCTTCGCCGCCGAAATCCCCGTGAAGACGCCTCCGCATTTTACGGAAGGCGCGTTCATGCATTTTCGCGACGGCGTGTATTATTTGTCCTACAGCCACGGAAGCTACAAGAGGGCTTCCTATTCTGTGCACTACGCGACGTCAAAATCCCCCGTTGGCCCGTGGAAATATCGCGGCGCGATTTTGAAAAGCGACGCATCGCACAAGGGACCCGGGCACCATTCCTTTTTCAAAAATCCCGCCGACGGTTCCGACCTTATTGTTTACCACCGCTATGACGGCCAGACCGGGGATGGCCCGTATAACACGCGCCGGCAAATTGCGATTGAGCGCGTGCGTTACGACAAGAAAGGCCTGATCCTCCCGATCATAATGACCGACGGACGCGATTAG
- a CDS encoding MBL fold metallo-hydrolase: MASAKKTTKTRKWIKRMLIIGLSLVGAMALFVFAYMQHPKFGRLPSGARLERIQKSPHFKNGKFRNVEPKPRTPENVSTLEVFGKFLFGDKSKRTPSAPVPSVKRDLHNLDAGRDVLVWFGHSSYFIQAGGKRILVDPVFSGAASPVSFTTKAFNGSDAYEIGDLPVIDYLFITHDHWDHLDYETVLKLRPKVGKVVCALGVGEHLEYWGFKPEQIIEMHWGDETSPEAGVKVHCLTTHHFSGRGLSHERSMWAAFFVETPALRFYIGGDSGYGAHYAEAGKRFGPMDLAILENGQYDPNWASIHMMPEETLQAAADLKTRRLLPVHNSKFSISNHDWDDPHRRVTQGERAPNLRLLTPVIGEIVDLRDDAQTFTHWWETVGKKPSAN; this comes from the coding sequence ATGGCGTCCGCCAAAAAAACAACCAAAACAAGAAAGTGGATTAAGCGCATGTTGATCATCGGACTCAGCCTGGTCGGCGCGATGGCGCTGTTTGTGTTTGCATACATGCAGCATCCGAAATTCGGACGCCTTCCCAGTGGCGCGCGCCTTGAACGAATTCAAAAGTCGCCGCACTTCAAGAACGGCAAATTTCGCAATGTGGAGCCCAAGCCCCGAACTCCGGAAAACGTGAGCACGCTCGAGGTGTTCGGCAAATTTCTCTTTGGCGACAAAAGCAAGCGCACTCCGTCCGCCCCTGTTCCGTCCGTGAAGCGCGACTTGCATAATCTCGACGCCGGCCGCGATGTTCTCGTCTGGTTCGGGCATTCCTCGTATTTTATACAGGCGGGCGGAAAACGCATCCTGGTTGATCCGGTGTTCAGCGGCGCGGCCTCGCCGGTTTCCTTTACCACAAAGGCATTCAATGGCTCCGATGCGTATGAGATCGGCGACCTGCCCGTCATCGATTATCTTTTCATCACGCACGATCACTGGGACCACCTCGACTACGAGACTGTTTTGAAACTGAGGCCCAAGGTCGGGAAAGTTGTTTGCGCGCTCGGCGTCGGCGAGCATCTCGAATACTGGGGGTTCAAGCCGGAGCAGATCATTGAAATGCACTGGGGCGACGAAACCTCGCCGGAGGCGGGCGTGAAAGTGCACTGCCTGACCACCCATCATTTTTCCGGGCGCGGCCTTTCGCATGAGCGCTCGATGTGGGCCGCGTTTTTTGTGGAGACGCCCGCGCTGCGTTTCTACATCGGGGGCGACAGCGGCTACGGCGCGCATTACGCCGAGGCGGGCAAACGTTTCGGTCCCATGGATCTCGCGATTCTCGAAAACGGACAATACGACCCAAACTGGGCCAGCATCCACATGATGCCGGAGGAAACACTGCAAGCCGCGGCCGATTTAAAAACCAGGCGGCTGCTGCCCGTGCACAACTCGAAGTTCAGCATTTCAAATCACGACTGGGACGATCCCCACCGGCGAGTCACACAGGGCGAGCGCGCCCCAAACCTTCGCCTGCTCACACCGGTCATCGGCGAAATCGTTGACCTTCGCGACGACGCCCAAACCTTCACGCACTGGTGGGAAACTGTCGGGAAAAAACCGTCCGCAAACTAA
- the smc gene encoding chromosome segregation protein SMC yields the protein MYLKALKLHGFKSFADPSTLDFERGVTAVVGPNGCGKSNIADAIRWVLGEQSAKALRGGKMQDVIFEGADTRKPSQMCEVSLLLTDCEKQLGSQFHEIEIMRRVHRDGGSEYFFNNTPCRLKDIHKLFMDTGIGRTSYSIMAQGQIDQILSSKPEERRAVFEEAAGITKYKSQRREALQKLALTDTNLARVSDVIAEVGRQIGSLRRQASKALRYKRVSHRLRHLALAHSGHQHGKITATLADLDEQVIKLRAASETRRVHYSQQQQDLEEKKAHRSRLNQRVQEAQQAVFDLRTEREQILNAANLAQIKRTGLIERLDATRATLGELEMQLRDIATQVDTGAQDKQLQLSLLGTSEAQLQEIIQQVTVADASLANTEQELTQSKFQILQVESTLARLRTDCSSYEVDQKTSVHRHEALLAEIEGVRQQQSAAAQIATEFEQRVEEAHVAKARAQQDARDAQQAIADRTREFRDAQRRLTEIDRQLTTRSGRLQVLQRLHESFEGFGEGAKAVLQGQLDNILDGAPRPVAIMDGLSFAPEYTRAIEVLLGTAAEAVTVADLATAQKILTHLETSQTGSICLRVGELSGAGSHPVSSGDTSAASVPGLTPVSKILNTAAEQHPAAGLLSACYIADDLTAFLDYWKQNPAFSFLAVATRKGEYVDRRGLVSGGSSKKNPRSIVQRENEMRETANALADDQKAHDEQKTICDAINARIAEAETALAEKREEELAISQQVAAIQAEQRNAQKALEDISNKLRRMEAETASVEAARNEAHARWEKAQTQLTEAETLHTQGKERIAQMETRLAELRVERDTKRESLNSARLAASEQRSKVDYLDRGIADMERRRAELGTLLIQRQQEIELWTQQIQDLEGETAAKRARAETLDETITVAQQQVEQIRVQLVEVEQQITGVEGTQDGLRVEAEKAHDEFSKCEVKLAESRARADFLKEEVEREFQTDITTLDWKNLLWHADDEPEGIENLDLDDEEEEGQKPESQKPEDQKPEDQQPASDQAAAPDQSTPSDQSDPSVSESAESAAEAPQAAPAEAAAAAPAEPVKRSRRRKQKQKGDPTEADLAALDNTNWDQVRSDVASLRQRINSMGDVNLVAIEEYRSLKQRYDFLKTQNDDLVNAKTELLKTIDEINNTSMQQFQITFEQIKKNFDYTFTKLFGGGKAALDLVQADDPLESGIEITAQPPGTKLKGISLLSGGQKTLTAVALLFALYMVKPSPFCLLDELDAPLDESNIGRFTDLLSHFTNESQFIIITHNKRTVAAADAIYGVTMEERGVSKTVSMRFNKELGDAEVQRGSDDTIAEAVRGTQQKSNGA from the coding sequence ATGTATCTCAAGGCACTCAAACTGCACGGCTTTAAATCTTTTGCTGATCCATCCACACTCGACTTCGAACGCGGCGTGACCGCCGTCGTCGGTCCCAACGGTTGTGGCAAGTCCAACATCGCCGACGCCATCCGCTGGGTTCTCGGCGAGCAAAGCGCAAAGGCTCTCCGCGGCGGCAAAATGCAGGACGTCATTTTCGAGGGAGCCGACACCCGCAAACCTTCGCAAATGTGCGAAGTCTCGCTGCTTCTCACCGACTGCGAAAAACAACTCGGCAGCCAGTTTCACGAAATCGAAATCATGCGCCGCGTCCATCGCGACGGCGGCAGCGAATACTTCTTCAACAACACCCCCTGCCGGCTCAAGGACATCCACAAGCTTTTCATGGACACCGGCATTGGCCGCACGTCCTACTCGATCATGGCGCAGGGCCAGATCGACCAGATCCTCTCCTCAAAACCCGAGGAGCGCCGCGCCGTGTTTGAGGAGGCCGCCGGCATCACCAAATACAAAAGCCAGCGCCGCGAAGCCCTCCAAAAACTCGCCCTCACCGACACCAACCTCGCCCGCGTCTCCGACGTCATCGCCGAGGTCGGCCGCCAGATCGGCTCCCTGCGCCGTCAGGCCTCGAAGGCCCTTCGCTACAAGCGCGTCTCGCACCGCCTCCGCCACCTCGCGCTCGCGCACAGCGGCCACCAGCACGGCAAAATCACCGCCACGCTCGCCGATCTCGACGAGCAAGTCATCAAGCTCCGCGCCGCCTCTGAAACCCGCCGCGTCCACTACTCGCAACAACAGCAGGACCTCGAGGAGAAAAAAGCCCACCGCTCGCGCCTCAACCAGCGCGTGCAGGAAGCCCAGCAAGCCGTTTTCGACCTGCGCACCGAGCGCGAACAAATCCTCAACGCCGCCAACCTCGCGCAAATCAAGCGCACCGGCCTCATCGAGCGCCTCGACGCCACCCGCGCCACCCTCGGCGAACTCGAAATGCAGCTCCGCGACATCGCCACCCAGGTCGACACAGGCGCGCAGGACAAACAACTCCAGCTTTCCCTCCTCGGCACCTCCGAGGCGCAGCTCCAGGAAATCATCCAGCAAGTCACCGTCGCCGACGCCTCCCTCGCCAACACCGAGCAGGAACTCACGCAATCCAAGTTTCAAATCCTCCAAGTCGAAAGCACCCTCGCGCGCCTTCGCACCGATTGCTCCAGCTACGAGGTTGACCAAAAAACCTCCGTCCACCGCCACGAAGCCCTCCTCGCCGAAATCGAAGGCGTCCGCCAGCAGCAAAGCGCCGCCGCGCAAATCGCCACCGAGTTCGAGCAGCGCGTCGAGGAAGCCCACGTTGCCAAGGCCCGCGCCCAGCAGGACGCCCGCGACGCGCAGCAAGCCATCGCCGACCGCACCCGCGAATTTCGCGACGCCCAGCGCCGCCTCACCGAAATCGATCGCCAGCTTACCACCCGCTCCGGACGCCTCCAAGTCCTCCAGCGCCTCCACGAATCCTTCGAGGGTTTCGGCGAAGGCGCGAAGGCCGTTCTCCAAGGCCAGCTCGACAACATCCTCGACGGCGCGCCCCGCCCCGTCGCGATCATGGACGGCCTCAGTTTCGCCCCCGAATACACCAGGGCCATCGAAGTCCTCCTCGGCACCGCCGCCGAGGCCGTGACCGTCGCCGACCTCGCCACCGCGCAAAAAATCCTCACCCACCTCGAGACCTCCCAAACCGGCTCCATCTGCCTCCGCGTTGGCGAACTCAGTGGCGCGGGCTCCCATCCCGTGAGCTCGGGCGACACAAGCGCCGCGTCCGTGCCCGGCCTCACCCCCGTTTCAAAAATCCTCAACACCGCCGCCGAGCAACACCCCGCCGCCGGTCTCCTCTCCGCCTGCTACATCGCCGACGACCTCACCGCCTTCCTCGATTACTGGAAACAAAACCCCGCCTTCTCCTTCCTCGCCGTCGCCACGCGCAAGGGCGAATACGTTGACCGCCGCGGCCTCGTCTCCGGCGGCTCCTCGAAGAAAAATCCCCGCAGCATCGTCCAGCGCGAAAACGAAATGCGCGAAACCGCCAACGCCCTGGCCGACGACCAAAAGGCGCACGACGAACAAAAGACCATCTGCGACGCCATCAACGCCCGCATCGCCGAGGCTGAAACCGCCCTCGCCGAAAAACGCGAGGAGGAACTCGCCATCTCGCAACAAGTTGCCGCCATCCAGGCCGAGCAACGCAACGCGCAAAAAGCCCTCGAGGACATTTCCAACAAACTTCGCCGCATGGAAGCCGAGACCGCTTCGGTCGAAGCCGCGCGCAACGAAGCCCACGCCCGCTGGGAAAAAGCGCAAACCCAGCTCACCGAGGCCGAAACCCTTCACACGCAAGGCAAGGAGCGCATCGCGCAAATGGAGACGCGCCTCGCCGAACTCCGTGTCGAGCGCGACACCAAGCGCGAAAGCCTCAATTCCGCCCGCCTCGCCGCCTCCGAGCAACGCAGCAAAGTCGATTACCTCGACCGCGGCATCGCCGACATGGAACGCCGTCGCGCCGAGCTCGGCACCCTCCTCATCCAGCGCCAGCAGGAAATCGAACTCTGGACGCAGCAAATCCAGGACCTCGAAGGCGAGACGGCCGCCAAGCGCGCCCGCGCCGAAACACTCGACGAAACCATCACCGTCGCGCAGCAGCAAGTGGAGCAAATCCGCGTGCAACTCGTCGAGGTTGAGCAACAAATCACCGGCGTCGAAGGCACGCAGGACGGCCTCCGCGTCGAGGCGGAAAAAGCGCACGACGAATTCAGCAAGTGCGAGGTGAAACTCGCCGAAAGCCGCGCCCGGGCCGATTTTCTCAAGGAGGAAGTCGAGCGCGAATTTCAAACCGACATCACAACGCTCGACTGGAAAAACCTCCTCTGGCACGCCGACGACGAACCCGAGGGCATCGAAAATCTCGACCTCGACGACGAGGAAGAGGAAGGCCAGAAGCCAGAGAGCCAGAAGCCGGAAGACCAGAAACCGGAGGATCAGCAGCCTGCTTCCGATCAAGCCGCTGCGCCCGATCAGTCCACGCCGTCCGATCAATCCGATCCGTCCGTTTCCGAATCCGCCGAATCCGCTGCAGAAGCGCCGCAAGCGGCACCTGCCGAAGCCGCCGCCGCTGCTCCCGCCGAGCCCGTCAAACGCTCCCGCCGCCGCAAGCAAAAGCAAAAAGGCGACCCCACCGAGGCAGATCTTGCCGCGCTCGACAACACCAACTGGGACCAAGTCCGCTCCGACGTCGCCAGCCTGCGCCAGCGCATCAACAGCATGGGCGACGTGAACCTCGTCGCCATCGAGGAATACCGCTCGCTCAAGCAACGCTACGACTTCCTCAAGACGCAAAACGACGACCTCGTGAACGCGAAAACCGAACTCCTGAAAACCATCGACGAAATCAACAACACCTCGATGCAGCAGTTCCAGATCACCTTCGAGCAAATCAAAAAGAACTTCGACTACACCTTCACAAAACTCTTCGGCGGCGGCAAAGCCGCGCTCGACCTCGTGCAAGCCGACGACCCGCTCGAAAGCGGCATCGAAATCACCGCGCAGCCCCCCGGCACAAAACTCAAGGGCATCTCGCTCCTCTCCGGCGGACAAAAAACGCTCACCGCTGTCGCGCTTCTCTTCGCGCTCTACATGGTGAAACCCTCGCCCTTCTGTTTGCTGGACGAACTCGACGCGCCGCTCGACGAGTCCAACATCGGCCGTTTCACGGACCTGCTCTCGCACTTCACGAACGAAAGCCAGTTCATCATCATCACGCACAACAAGCGCACGGTGGCCGCCGCCGACGCGATCTACGGCGTGACGATGGAGGAGCGCGGCGTCTCGAAGACCGTCTCGATGCGCTTCAACAAGGAACTCGGCGACGCCGAAGTCCAGCGAGGCAGCGACGACACCATCGCCGAGGCCGTCCGCGGCACACAGCAAAAATCCAACGGCGCGTAA
- a CDS encoding zinc metallopeptidase, translated as MTIQLFAFAFLSPPIVLGLLLFSIIFAGYAQYRVSSAYGKNVRIPSRGRITGREAAEAVMARAGIRDVEIVQTPGHLTDHYDPTHKRLVLSTENYQGTSLAALGVAAHEAGHAIQHKVGYSMLQTRMALVPITQITSRILPFVIVGAFFFRGFGGIMLDVGIVCYAVLTLFHLVTLPVEFDASRRAKAELAGLGIIAPEERKGVSETLNAAALTYVAAFLSSLINLLWLVSARRN; from the coding sequence ATGACCATACAACTTTTTGCCTTCGCATTTCTTTCGCCGCCGATTGTCCTGGGGCTGTTGCTCTTCTCGATTATTTTTGCGGGTTATGCGCAGTATCGTGTGTCGAGCGCCTATGGCAAAAACGTCCGCATTCCCTCGCGCGGGCGCATCACGGGGCGCGAGGCGGCCGAGGCGGTGATGGCGCGCGCCGGCATCCGCGATGTCGAAATCGTTCAGACGCCCGGACACCTCACCGATCATTACGACCCGACGCACAAACGCCTCGTGCTCTCGACAGAAAACTATCAGGGCACCAGCCTCGCCGCGCTCGGAGTCGCGGCGCACGAGGCGGGGCACGCCATTCAGCACAAGGTCGGTTATTCGATGCTCCAGACTCGCATGGCGCTCGTGCCCATCACGCAAATCACTTCGCGCATTTTGCCCTTTGTGATTGTTGGCGCGTTTTTCTTTCGCGGTTTCGGCGGCATCATGCTGGACGTTGGCATTGTCTGCTACGCCGTGCTGACGCTTTTCCACCTCGTCACGCTTCCCGTTGAATTCGACGCCAGTCGCCGCGCCAAGGCCGAGCTCGCGGGGCTCGGCATCATCGCGCCCGAGGAGAGAAAAGGCGTGAGCGAAACCCTCAACGCCGCCGCGCTCACCTACGTCGCGGCCTTCCTCAGCTCGCTGATAAACCTTCTCTGGCTCGTCTCCGCCCGGCGGAATTGA
- the gdhA gene encoding NADP-specific glutamate dehydrogenase, with the protein MPYVQKTIEALKFSSPAQAEFYQAAEEVLHSLRPLFEREKKYLKHNIIERIVEPERQIFFRVCWVDDKGEVQVNKGYRIQFNSAVGPYKGGCRFHPSVRAGIIKFLGFEQIFKNSLTGLAIGGAKGGSNFDPKGKSDNEVMRFCQSFMNELYRHIGATIDVPAGDIGVGGREIGYLYGQYKKLTGHYEGVLTGKRLNWGGSLVRTEATGYGSVYFAEHMMKAAHNGLEGKVCTVSGSGNVAIYTIEKLQQLGAKPVTCSDSKGMIYDKEGIDLELLKNVKEVRRERLTEYAKERKSAVYTPVEKYPEGHNGVWTVPCDCAFPSATQNELNGKDADALLKNGCVCVSEGANMPSTPDAVEKFLAAKIGYGPGKAANAGGVSTSQLEMAQNASMQQWRFEEVDLKLQGIMRGIYKTAAETAKEFGEPHNLVLGANIAGFRKVADSMIEQGVV; encoded by the coding sequence ATGCCATACGTCCAAAAAACCATCGAGGCCCTTAAATTCAGCAGCCCGGCGCAAGCCGAGTTCTACCAAGCCGCCGAGGAAGTTTTGCACTCCCTGCGCCCGCTTTTTGAGCGCGAGAAAAAATACCTGAAACACAATATCATCGAGCGCATCGTCGAGCCGGAGCGCCAGATTTTCTTCCGCGTGTGCTGGGTTGACGACAAGGGCGAGGTGCAGGTCAACAAGGGCTATCGCATCCAGTTCAACTCCGCCGTCGGCCCCTACAAGGGCGGCTGCCGCTTCCATCCGAGCGTGCGCGCGGGCATCATCAAGTTTCTCGGCTTCGAGCAGATTTTCAAAAACTCGCTCACCGGCCTCGCCATCGGCGGCGCGAAGGGCGGCTCCAACTTCGACCCGAAGGGCAAGTCCGACAACGAGGTCATGCGCTTCTGCCAGTCGTTCATGAACGAGCTCTACCGCCACATCGGCGCGACAATCGACGTGCCCGCCGGCGACATCGGCGTGGGCGGACGCGAAATCGGCTACCTTTACGGCCAGTATAAAAAACTCACCGGCCACTACGAGGGCGTGCTCACCGGCAAGCGCCTCAACTGGGGCGGCTCGCTCGTGCGCACCGAGGCCACCGGCTACGGTTCCGTTTATTTCGCCGAGCACATGATGAAGGCCGCCCACAACGGACTCGAAGGCAAGGTCTGCACCGTCTCCGGCTCCGGCAACGTCGCCATCTACACTATCGAAAAACTCCAGCAACTCGGTGCCAAGCCCGTGACCTGCTCCGACTCGAAGGGCATGATCTACGACAAGGAAGGCATCGACCTCGAGCTCCTCAAAAACGTGAAGGAAGTGCGCCGCGAACGCCTCACCGAATATGCCAAGGAGCGCAAAAGCGCCGTTTACACACCCGTCGAAAAATATCCCGAGGGCCACAACGGCGTGTGGACCGTTCCCTGCGATTGCGCATTCCCGAGCGCCACGCAAAACGAGCTCAACGGCAAGGATGCCGACGCGCTCCTCAAGAACGGCTGCGTCTGTGTCTCCGAGGGCGCGAACATGCCCTCGACCCCCGATGCGGTCGAAAAATTCCTCGCCGCGAAAATCGGCTACGGCCCCGGCAAGGCGGCCAACGCCGGCGGCGTGTCCACGAGCCAGCTCGAAATGGCGCAAAACGCCTCGATGCAGCAATGGCGCTTCGAGGAAGTCGATCTCAAGCTCCAGGGCATCATGCGCGGCATCTACAAAACCGCCGCGGAAACCGCCAAGGAATTCGGCGAACCGCACAACCTCGTGCTCGGCGCAAACATCGCCGGCTTCCGCAAGGTCGCCGACTCGATGATCGAGCAGGGCGTGGTCTGA
- a CDS encoding sugar kinase: MSLKIKSAKECAFDQISLGEIMLRLDPGEGRIRTTRSFKVWEGGGEYNTSRGLRKCFGLRTAVATAFVDNEVGHLLEDFVMQGGVCTDFIKWSEDDGIGRTVRNGLNFTERGFGIRGAVGVPDRGNTAASKLKPGDFDWDHIFGKLGVRWFHTGGIFAALSESTAALTIEAVKAAAKYGTIVSYDLNYRPSLWKTIGGLKKAQEVNREIAKYIDVMIGNEEDFTASLGFEVKGVDHNISKIEVDAFKAMIETAVKEFPNFKAAGTTLRVVKTATVNDWSAICWHDGKFYESRKYNDLEILDRVGGGDGFASGLSFGFLEHNDPQKAVEYGAAHGALASTTPGDTSMATRKEVEKQIAGGGARVVR; encoded by the coding sequence ATGAGCCTCAAAATCAAATCAGCCAAGGAATGCGCCTTTGACCAAATCTCGCTCGGCGAGATCATGCTCCGCCTCGATCCGGGCGAGGGCCGCATCCGCACCACGCGTTCGTTCAAAGTCTGGGAGGGCGGCGGCGAATACAACACCTCGCGCGGCCTTCGCAAATGCTTCGGCCTGCGCACCGCGGTCGCCACCGCTTTTGTCGACAACGAGGTCGGTCACCTGCTCGAGGACTTCGTCATGCAGGGCGGCGTTTGCACCGACTTCATCAAGTGGAGCGAGGACGACGGCATCGGCCGCACCGTTCGCAACGGTCTCAATTTCACCGAGCGCGGCTTCGGCATTCGCGGCGCCGTCGGCGTTCCCGACCGCGGCAACACCGCCGCCTCCAAGCTCAAGCCGGGCGACTTCGACTGGGACCACATTTTCGGCAAGCTCGGCGTGCGCTGGTTCCACACCGGCGGCATCTTCGCCGCGCTCTCCGAATCCACCGCCGCGCTCACGATCGAAGCCGTGAAGGCCGCCGCCAAATACGGCACCATCGTTTCCTACGACCTCAACTACCGTCCCTCGCTCTGGAAGACCATCGGCGGACTCAAGAAGGCGCAGGAGGTCAACCGCGAGATCGCCAAATACATCGACGTGATGATCGGCAACGAGGAGGATTTCACTGCCTCGCTCGGCTTCGAGGTCAAGGGTGTTGACCACAACATCAGCAAGATCGAAGTCGACGCGTTCAAGGCGATGATCGAAACCGCCGTGAAGGAATTCCCGAATTTCAAGGCCGCCGGCACCACGCTTCGCGTCGTGAAGACCGCCACCGTCAACGACTGGAGCGCGATCTGCTGGCACGACGGCAAGTTCTACGAAAGCCGCAAATACAACGACCTCGAAATCCTCGATCGCGTCGGCGGCGGCGACGGCTTCGCGAGCGGCCTCTCGTTCGGTTTCCTCGAGCACAACGACCCGCAAAAGGCGGTCGAATACGGCGCGGCCCACGGCGCGCTCGCCTCGACCACGCCCGGCGACACCTCGATGGCCACGCGCAAGGAAGTCGAAAAACAAATCGCCGGCGGCGGCGCCCGCGTCGTCCGCTGA
- a CDS encoding family 16 glycoside hydrolase has protein sequence MRFLPLIVLSCCLSSIGLAAPEKFVPTKHDPFVGDWLPKNPGDHVAQVFATGDNAYQANILLAFDDESSAEPVAVLRGTRPDEKSPVSLNGGDWTSALRPDCCGSPQMEIVNSKTGEKIRLAQYMRPNPRLQVKPPKGANTRMVFTNRMRDGVRTLDSAILVSETIAGKNVRAHIEFRLLSDQSAAAVTLWKDKWIALPASYGRAGAAPACGALGDTPPTIRAERAILEWQALDIETRDDRATIFLNGVRIHDSVKIAESTTPAPLKIETRGAPIELRNAWISTE, from the coding sequence ATGCGTTTTCTTCCGCTCATCGTTTTGTCGTGCTGCCTTTCGTCGATTGGCCTCGCCGCGCCCGAAAAGTTTGTCCCGACGAAACACGATCCCTTTGTTGGTGACTGGCTGCCGAAGAATCCGGGGGATCATGTCGCGCAAGTCTTCGCAACGGGCGACAACGCATATCAGGCAAACATCCTTCTCGCGTTCGACGACGAAAGCAGCGCGGAACCGGTCGCTGTTTTGCGCGGCACGCGCCCCGACGAAAAGTCGCCGGTTTCCCTAAATGGTGGCGATTGGACGAGCGCGCTTCGTCCCGACTGCTGCGGCAGTCCGCAAATGGAAATCGTCAATTCCAAGACGGGGGAAAAAATACGTCTCGCCCAATACATGCGCCCGAATCCGCGGTTGCAAGTAAAGCCGCCGAAAGGCGCAAACACGCGCATGGTGTTCACCAATCGCATGCGCGACGGCGTAAGGACACTTGATTCCGCAATCCTCGTAAGCGAAACAATCGCCGGAAAAAACGTCCGCGCGCACATTGAGTTCCGTCTGCTCAGCGACCAAAGCGCGGCCGCCGTCACGCTTTGGAAGGACAAGTGGATTGCTCTCCCGGCCAGCTACGGGCGCGCTGGCGCGGCGCCGGCATGCGGAGCGCTCGGCGACACGCCGCCAACGATACGCGCCGAGCGCGCCATCCTCGAATGGCAGGCGCTCGACATTGAAACGCGCGACGACCGCGCGACCATTTTTTTAAACGGCGTGAGAATCCACGACAGCGTAAAGATCGCAGAGTCCACAACGCCCGCGCCGCTAAAAATCGAAACCCGCGGCGCGCCAATCGAACTGCGCAATGCCTGGATTTCAACCGAGTGA